One Desulfobacterales bacterium DNA segment encodes these proteins:
- the rpoC gene encoding DNA-directed RNA polymerase subunit beta': METLYDFFAKPTDPRKYFGIRIALASPEQIRKWSHGEIKKPETINYRTFKPERDGLFCAKIFGPTKDYECNCGKYKRMKHRGVICEKCGVEVIQSKVRRERMAHIELATPVSHIWFLKSLPSKIGNLLDLTLKNMEKVLYFDSYIVLDPKNTALTKGQLLSDEKYMEALEEYGPKFEAGIGAEAVQTLLQNINLEELYTELKADIKATGSVAKRQKLSKRLKIVDAFRKSGVDPIWMIMDVIPVLPPDLRPLVPLEGGRFATSDLNDLYRRVINRNNRLKRLIDLKAPEIIVRNEKRMLQESVDVLFDNGRHGRVITGTNKRPLKSLSDTLKGKQGRFRQNLLGKRVDYSGRTVITVGPDLRLHQCGLPKKMALELFKPFVYFRLEQKGLVSTVKSAKKMVEREIPEVWDTLDEVVKEYPVLLNRAPTLHRLGIQAFEPILIEGKAIQLHPLVCTAFNADFDGDQMAVHVPLSVESQIEARVLMLSSNNILSPANGSPIIVPSQDIVLGTYYMTRGVDKRKGEGKIFANVDEVQTAFDAKEVDLHAKITVRMHGQRYETTVGRVLLWEIIPQVDILELGHIQVDTEETAAEVITHINAGRKFANLVKKYSQSPDKQDKGLIGKLSFNEFRSVFACREADIEALFSLKAGNTSDIIFADNAYHIFEIISKEPAIPFDIVNDVMDKKMLRQLVDYVYRNLGAKATVILSDRLKDVGYKYSTQGGLSIAIDDMIIPSAKWDILKKAEGQVAEIGRQYTEGLITQGEKYNKVVDIWAKATDDVANEMMEAMKLERAVDQGGKPAAKKAPKPVYAESFNPIFMMADSGARGSKDQMRQLAGMRGLMAKPSGEIIETPISANFREGLSVLQYFISTHGARKGLADTALKTANSGYLTRRLADVAQDCVVNERDCGTTLGVEVEPLMEGGEIIQRLGERILGRTLLEDIHDPYTDEVVAKNGDDIDEAAVKAIEETGITNIKIRSVLTCKAQRGVCSKCYGRDLAHGRPVEIGQAVGILAAQSIGEPGTQLTMRTFHIGGTASRRVEQADIRARTDGTIKYVDLNVANNSEGQLVVMNRRGGKFTIISKTGRELETFPVIYGAHIKVKDRGKVKAGDLLATWDPFTTPIIAEVNGTVKFGDILAGQTMQEKVDPITGKSSKTIIESRSGDERPRISIKDKDSKTAKLPGSSAMARYILPVNAILLVEETDPVKAGDVVAKLPRATTKTKDITGGLPRVAELFEVRKPKEVAVLSEIDGYVSIAKSTKKGKQRVTISPVDVGDKKEYLIPRGKHINVYEGDYIRAGEPLIGGSAVPQDILSIKGEVALARYLVDEVQEVYRLQGVRINDKHIEVIVRQMMRRVKILNVGDTDFVTEEQVDRIKFEQTNKAVIEKGGKPATAEPLILGITKASLSTDSFISAASFQETTKVLTDASVAGAVDDLRGLKENVIMGRLIPAGTGLKDYGDVSVEMSENP; the protein is encoded by the coding sequence ATGGAAACTCTTTACGATTTTTTTGCCAAACCGACTGATCCAAGAAAATATTTCGGTATTCGAATTGCGCTGGCTTCGCCGGAGCAAATTCGCAAATGGTCGCATGGTGAGATTAAAAAGCCGGAAACGATTAACTACCGCACATTTAAACCTGAGCGCGATGGGCTCTTTTGTGCCAAAATTTTCGGCCCAACCAAAGATTATGAGTGCAATTGCGGTAAATATAAACGCATGAAGCATCGAGGTGTTATTTGCGAAAAGTGCGGCGTAGAGGTTATCCAGTCCAAAGTGCGACGTGAGCGAATGGCACATATTGAGCTGGCGACACCGGTCTCGCATATCTGGTTTTTAAAAAGCCTGCCAAGCAAGATTGGCAACCTGCTGGATTTAACCTTAAAGAACATGGAAAAAGTTCTTTATTTTGACAGTTATATCGTGCTGGATCCCAAGAACACAGCGTTGACCAAAGGCCAATTGCTTTCGGATGAAAAATATATGGAGGCGCTGGAAGAATATGGCCCGAAGTTTGAAGCTGGTATCGGTGCTGAGGCGGTTCAAACCTTGTTGCAAAACATTAATCTGGAGGAGCTTTATACTGAGCTTAAGGCAGATATCAAAGCCACGGGTTCCGTTGCCAAGCGGCAGAAACTGTCCAAGCGACTGAAAATTGTAGATGCCTTTCGCAAATCAGGCGTTGATCCGATCTGGATGATTATGGATGTGATTCCAGTCCTACCACCTGATTTAAGACCTCTGGTCCCGTTAGAGGGCGGCCGCTTTGCAACCTCCGACCTCAATGATCTGTATCGACGCGTGATTAATCGCAACAATCGCTTAAAACGCCTGATTGATCTTAAAGCTCCTGAAATTATCGTGCGCAATGAAAAACGCATGCTGCAAGAATCCGTCGATGTCCTGTTTGATAACGGACGCCATGGCCGCGTGATCACCGGCACCAATAAACGGCCTTTAAAGTCTTTAAGCGACACCCTAAAAGGAAAGCAGGGCCGATTTCGACAAAACTTGCTGGGTAAACGCGTGGATTATTCCGGGCGTACCGTTATTACCGTGGGTCCGGATTTGCGTTTGCACCAGTGTGGTTTACCGAAAAAGATGGCCCTCGAGCTGTTTAAGCCGTTTGTCTATTTTCGATTAGAGCAAAAAGGGCTTGTCTCTACGGTTAAAAGCGCCAAGAAAATGGTGGAACGTGAAATTCCGGAAGTCTGGGACACACTCGATGAGGTGGTCAAAGAATATCCGGTTCTGCTGAATCGTGCACCCACACTGCACCGGTTGGGTATTCAGGCTTTTGAGCCCATTTTGATCGAGGGTAAAGCCATTCAGCTGCATCCGCTTGTCTGTACAGCCTTCAACGCAGACTTTGACGGTGATCAGATGGCGGTCCATGTGCCGCTATCAGTCGAATCTCAGATCGAGGCCCGCGTGTTAATGCTTTCCAGCAATAATATTCTTTCACCGGCCAATGGAAGCCCCATTATCGTGCCGAGTCAGGATATTGTTTTGGGCACATACTACATGACCCGGGGCGTAGACAAACGCAAAGGTGAAGGCAAGATCTTTGCGAATGTGGATGAGGTTCAAACGGCCTTTGATGCCAAAGAAGTTGATTTGCACGCCAAAATCACAGTGCGTATGCATGGTCAGCGCTATGAGACAACTGTTGGGCGGGTTCTTTTGTGGGAAATTATTCCCCAGGTGGATATCCTGGAGTTAGGCCATATCCAGGTCGACACTGAAGAGACTGCCGCTGAGGTTATCACACACATCAATGCCGGCCGAAAGTTCGCCAATCTGGTCAAAAAATATTCACAAAGTCCGGATAAACAAGATAAAGGGCTGATCGGGAAACTGAGCTTTAATGAATTTCGCAGCGTATTTGCCTGTCGCGAAGCCGATATCGAAGCTTTGTTCTCCTTAAAAGCTGGCAATACCAGTGACATCATATTTGCCGATAATGCCTATCATATTTTTGAGATTATCTCCAAAGAGCCCGCCATCCCATTTGATATTGTCAATGATGTGATGGATAAAAAGATGCTGCGTCAGTTGGTGGATTATGTCTATCGGAATCTGGGCGCCAAAGCCACTGTCATTCTTTCCGATCGACTCAAGGATGTCGGTTATAAATACTCTACCCAGGGCGGCCTATCGATCGCAATTGACGACATGATCATTCCCTCAGCCAAATGGGATATTTTGAAAAAAGCGGAAGGGCAGGTCGCTGAGATTGGACGTCAGTACACCGAGGGTCTTATTACCCAGGGAGAAAAATACAACAAAGTCGTCGATATTTGGGCCAAAGCAACCGATGATGTCGCCAATGAAATGATGGAGGCAATGAAATTGGAGCGTGCCGTTGACCAAGGCGGCAAACCGGCCGCGAAAAAGGCCCCAAAGCCGGTTTATGCTGAAAGCTTCAATCCTATCTTTATGATGGCGGATTCGGGCGCACGTGGCAGCAAGGATCAGATGCGACAGCTTGCCGGAATGCGCGGATTGATGGCCAAACCTTCGGGTGAAATTATTGAAACACCCATCAGCGCCAATTTCCGCGAGGGCCTGTCTGTGCTTCAATACTTCATCTCTACGCACGGTGCACGCAAAGGTCTGGCAGATACGGCCCTTAAAACAGCCAATTCCGGTTATCTGACACGCCGCCTTGCTGATGTTGCTCAGGATTGTGTGGTCAACGAGCGTGATTGCGGCACCACCTTAGGCGTTGAAGTGGAACCGTTGATGGAAGGTGGTGAGATCATTCAACGGCTGGGTGAACGAATTTTAGGGCGAACACTGCTGGAAGATATTCATGATCCGTATACCGATGAAGTTGTCGCCAAAAATGGAGATGATATTGATGAAGCTGCGGTCAAAGCCATAGAAGAAACCGGCATCACCAATATCAAGATTCGCTCTGTTTTAACCTGCAAGGCCCAAAGAGGTGTGTGCAGCAAATGTTACGGCCGCGATCTGGCGCATGGACGGCCCGTAGAAATCGGGCAGGCTGTTGGGATCCTGGCCGCTCAGTCCATCGGGGAGCCCGGCACCCAGTTGACCATGCGCACATTTCACATCGGTGGTACCGCCAGTCGGCGGGTGGAGCAGGCCGATATTCGAGCGCGCACGGACGGAACCATTAAATATGTTGATCTGAATGTCGCTAACAATTCTGAAGGTCAGTTGGTGGTCATGAACCGACGCGGTGGTAAGTTTACCATTATCAGCAAAACCGGACGTGAACTGGAAACCTTTCCGGTTATCTACGGGGCGCACATCAAGGTCAAAGATCGCGGCAAAGTAAAAGCCGGTGACCTGCTGGCGACCTGGGATCCGTTTACCACTCCGATTATTGCCGAGGTTAACGGCACCGTAAAGTTTGGTGATATTCTCGCAGGACAAACCATGCAGGAAAAGGTTGACCCGATCACCGGAAAATCCAGTAAAACCATTATCGAGTCCAGGAGCGGCGATGAGCGGCCGCGCATATCCATTAAGGATAAAGACAGCAAAACCGCCAAACTGCCTGGATCATCGGCCATGGCTCGCTATATTCTGCCTGTCAATGCCATTTTGCTCGTTGAGGAGACCGATCCGGTTAAAGCCGGCGATGTAGTTGCCAAACTGCCCAGGGCCACCACCAAAACCAAAGATATTACCGGCGGTTTGCCTCGAGTGGCCGAGCTTTTTGAAGTTCGTAAGCCCAAAGAAGTTGCGGTTCTAAGTGAGATTGATGGCTATGTGTCGATTGCCAAAAGCACCAAAAAGGGCAAACAAAGAGTGACCATTTCACCGGTCGATGTGGGTGATAAGAAGGAATACCTGATCCCAAGGGGCAAACATATTAATGTGTATGAAGGTGATTACATCCGCGCCGGTGAACCACTCATTGGCGGCTCCGCCGTACCGCAGGACATCTTAAGCATCAAAGGCGAGGTCGCCCTTGCGCG